One part of the Microbulbifer sp. THAF38 genome encodes these proteins:
- a CDS encoding D-2-hydroxyacid dehydrogenase: MRGVFLDAMTMKLGELDTQTLINSLDHWDFYETTCAKQTAERIADAEVVITNKVILDRALLEQANSLKLICVCATGTNNIDLEAARDLNISVRNVQGYAGASVPQHTLALILALASRWHHYHQDVMAGRWSQSEIFCLLDHPVVELAGKTLGIIGYGELGQRVAKLGEALDMRVLIAESFSGEKHPGRVPLTQLKKESDVISLHCPLTAQTEKLIDRAFIATMKAGALLVNTARGGLVDEEAVADALRSEKLGGVALDVLSEEPPPASHPLLANDIPNLIITPHNAWISRESRQRLLDGVVKNIETWKRELSL, encoded by the coding sequence ATGCGCGGCGTATTTCTGGACGCAATGACCATGAAACTTGGAGAATTGGACACACAGACCTTAATAAACAGTCTAGACCACTGGGATTTCTACGAAACCACCTGTGCAAAACAGACCGCCGAACGCATCGCCGATGCGGAAGTCGTCATTACCAATAAAGTGATTTTGGACCGCGCGCTCTTGGAGCAGGCCAACTCACTCAAACTGATCTGTGTCTGCGCCACCGGCACCAATAACATTGACCTGGAAGCTGCACGGGATTTAAATATTTCTGTGCGCAATGTGCAGGGATACGCCGGCGCCTCTGTACCACAGCACACCCTGGCATTAATTCTCGCTCTCGCCTCCCGTTGGCATCACTATCACCAGGACGTAATGGCTGGCCGTTGGAGTCAGTCGGAAATTTTCTGTCTACTGGATCATCCAGTGGTGGAATTGGCCGGTAAAACCCTGGGAATTATTGGTTACGGTGAGTTGGGGCAAAGAGTTGCCAAACTGGGGGAAGCCCTGGATATGCGCGTTTTAATCGCGGAGTCTTTCAGCGGGGAAAAACATCCAGGCCGGGTGCCATTGACACAATTGAAAAAGGAATCCGATGTTATCAGCCTGCACTGCCCTCTCACGGCACAAACCGAAAAGTTAATCGATCGCGCTTTTATCGCCACTATGAAGGCCGGCGCTCTTTTGGTAAACACCGCGCGGGGTGGCCTCGTGGATGAGGAAGCCGTGGCCGATGCCCTGCGCAGCGAAAAACTCGGCGGTGTCGCACTGGATGTACTGAGCGAGGAGCCCCCACCGGCGAGTCATCCATTACTGGCCAATGATATTCCCAACCTGATTATCACCCCACACAATGCCTGGATCAGTCGCGAGAGCCGCCAGCGCCTGTTAGATGGCGTTGTAAAAAATATCGAGACCTGGAAGCGGGAACTCAGCCTATAA
- a CDS encoding EamA family transporter: MGISLTAASLVLISAFLHAGWNLLGKSRTPSPAFFCIATLSVGLLLLPLCFWVLSQADALPRAFWLLLLVSGFFQMIYMGGLALAYQRADIGLVYPIARALPVLLVALATALLGQALPWLAWLGMLLVTIGCLLVPLVYFRQWHWSVYWRADCAWALVAALGTVGYSLADKGALLFLEEALDGAVTPPMMAYGYLGLQFFVSGLWLLCGCLSRAGRGQLLTSLGDLKLGVLTGLMMGATYGLVLLAMAMTENVSYVVALRQLSIPLGVGFAIWLLGEPAHRPQLLGVGLVCAGLIAVSFR; the protein is encoded by the coding sequence ATGGGAATATCGTTAACTGCAGCATCTCTGGTTTTAATCTCGGCATTTCTTCACGCGGGCTGGAATTTACTGGGAAAATCCCGCACACCTTCCCCGGCTTTTTTTTGTATCGCCACACTCAGCGTGGGCCTACTGCTCCTCCCCCTCTGCTTTTGGGTGCTCTCACAGGCGGATGCGTTGCCGCGCGCTTTTTGGCTGCTCTTACTGGTCAGCGGTTTTTTTCAGATGATTTATATGGGCGGTCTGGCGTTAGCTTATCAGCGCGCCGATATCGGCCTGGTTTATCCTATCGCGCGCGCCCTGCCGGTACTCCTTGTGGCGCTGGCAACAGCGCTGTTGGGACAGGCACTGCCCTGGCTCGCTTGGCTGGGCATGTTATTGGTGACGATCGGCTGCCTATTAGTGCCACTGGTTTATTTCCGTCAGTGGCATTGGAGTGTGTACTGGAGAGCGGACTGTGCCTGGGCTTTGGTGGCGGCACTTGGCACGGTGGGATATTCGCTGGCGGATAAGGGCGCGCTGCTTTTTTTAGAGGAAGCCTTAGATGGGGCGGTAACACCTCCGATGATGGCTTATGGCTACTTGGGCCTGCAGTTTTTTGTCTCTGGGTTGTGGCTACTGTGTGGATGTTTAAGTCGAGCGGGGCGCGGGCAATTGTTAACGTCTCTTGGAGATTTGAAGTTGGGGGTTTTGACCGGTCTGATGATGGGCGCGACTTATGGACTGGTGCTGTTGGCGATGGCGATGACGGAAAACGTGAGTTACGTGGTGGCTCTGCGCCAGCTCAGTATTCCACTGGGAGTAGGGTTTGCTATCTGGCTGCTGGGAGAGCCGGCACACAGGCCCCAGCTGTTAGGGGTGGGATTGGTGTGCGCCGGCTTGATTGCGGTGTCGTTTCGCTAG